Proteins from a genomic interval of Blastocatellia bacterium:
- a CDS encoding archease — MSPGFEFLDHTADIGVRARGRSAEEVFAEAARGLFHLMYDPERVTPQQERLITLRANGYEELLYDFLSEIIYLLDADKLAMAEVEIIALSPQELRARVRGERFDPDRHDGRMHVKAVTLHQLSVEEREGEWTAVVYFDI; from the coding sequence ATGTCACCCGGCTTTGAATTCCTCGACCATACAGCGGACATCGGTGTCCGGGCTCGCGGGCGAAGCGCCGAAGAGGTTTTCGCGGAAGCGGCCCGAGGACTTTTCCATCTCATGTATGATCCCGAACGCGTGACCCCTCAGCAGGAGCGCCTCATCACTCTCCGCGCGAACGGGTACGAAGAACTCCTCTATGACTTCTTGAGCGAGATCATCTATCTGCTGGACGCCGACAAACTCGCCATGGCCGAGGTGGAGATCATCGCGCTGTCCCCTCAGGAACTGCGCGCCCGCGTGCGTGGCGAGCGCTTCGATCCTGATCGTCACGACGGGCGCATGCACGTCAAGGCCGTCACGCTCCACCAACTGAGCGTCGAAGAGCGTGAGGGAGAGTGGACGGCGGTCGTCTACTTTGACATCTGA